The genomic region GTTGTATCAGATGCGGCAACAAGCGCGCTTGCTACGGCGGAGTCGGGTAAACAGAGCATGTCACTGATGAAAACACAGATGGAGAGCATCTCGAATGTCTCAGGTGAAGTTGTAGCGATGGTTCAGGTGCTGAACAACTACTCCGAGGAAATTGGTGGTGCGCTGCATACGGTTCGTGATTTTGCGAGTCAGACGAAGCTGCTTGCGCTTAATGCATCCATTGAGGCAGCACATGCAGGAGAACACGGCAAAGGTTTTGCGGTTGTGGCGGACGAAGTTCGGAAGCTTGCGGAGGCTTCAAGCACATCCATGGAACTGATCTCGAACCTGCTGCTTCGCATTCAACAAGAATCACAGCAGATCGGCTCACGGATGGGCGTTACCGCAACGGAGATTGGGCAAGGTGTTACGATTACCGCAGAAGCGGAGCTAGCATTCGCCCATGTGGTTGATGCGTTCCAACTGGTGACCCGTCGCATTCAGGAAGTCTCTGCGGCGGCAGAGGAAATTTCGGCAGGATCGGAAGAGGCTGCAGCCTCGGTCAATACGATCTCCCAGATTTCAGCCGGGGTGTCAGATCATTCGGATGAAATCTATCGCTTGATGCGTGAACAGTCGGCCATGTTCAACAGGGTGGCGCAGACCTCCACCATGCTGGAGCAGCAGACCAGCGAGATGAGCGAAGCCGTGCGAAAAGTGAAAGTATAACTTGAGTAAAGTGTAGCAATAGTAACACAAGAGGTAGTTAGAAAAGAGTCTGATTTGTTGTACAACCATTGTAACAAAACAAAGCAAAAAAAGTGTTCCACTCCTGGAGGAGTTGGTGTCCATCCCAAACTTCCTTCAAAGCGTGGAGCACTTTTTTTGCGTCAGCATTTTGCATAATTCGAATCATAACGCTCACGGTTGATTGAAAGACGCTCAGGTGATTTGTGAAAAATGCTCACATTTATACCATTAAATGATCCAGCTCAATTGCCTGTCTGAAGCGTCGGGCGAATCGTTCTGCGGCTACGGCGCACTCCTTGGATTCCGTCTGCACGAAGCCAATCTGCATTTTCGGTTGATCAATCCCAGCGATCTCAACCATCTTCACCAGACCTTCTTTCCATAATTGATTTTGGTGAAAGGAAAAGTCATGACCAATTGTGGCGGCGATATCGTTTCTTAATACCATATTGATCGCTTCTGAATTATTTGTTTTGAAGAGAATGGACAGAGGTCCGTGATCATAGGTGAATTCCTGGATGAAGTCTTCGATGAAACCGTCTCGATAGAGTGCCAGCTTGTGTTCTTTTAATTGATTCGGTGTAACACGGCTGTGCTTGGCAAGTTCAGACAGGTGATGCGTACCGACGACCAGCTTGCCCGAGTACATGGGACTGAAGTGAAGTCCATCAAATTCCCGCAATTGTTTGGCATAGATCGCGATAAAGCCCAGGTGGGTTTTGTTGTTGCGGATATCCTCGATAATTTCCATGGAGCCTTTCTCTTCAATGGAGATGTTAAGATGGGGGTGCTCATGCTTCATATCCGCAGCAGACTGGACAAGATAAGGCATGACACTTGGAAAAGTAGCCACATGAAGCTCTCCCGTAAGAGAGGAGGCTTCTGCGTTCAGGGATTTCAATTCATCAATCCGCTGTAAAATGTCCAGTGCCTTGGCAATGAATTGTTTGCCTTCGGGCGTGGGATGAGTTCCCTGCCGCGAGCGTTCGAACAGGATCAATCCAAGTTCTTTCTCCAGACGGTGAACCGATTGGCTGATCGCCGATTGTGTGACATGCAGGTGCTCCGAGGCGGCGGAGAATGATTGCGTCTTCGCAATTTCAACGACATATTCGAGCTGTTCCAGATTCATGATTTCATCTCCGTTTAGCATTAATATAACTAATGTTAACATTAGTATCTATAAATGTGAATAATACATGAACAGAGATATAATATATAGACAAGCCTTATAGTTCTTTAAGATATAAGTAGAACTTTAACTTTTACACCAGAAACGCAGAGTGCAGAACCAATCTGAAGAAGCAGAGCGTGCGCCTTTATCACCGGATTTTTCCCTTGTATCAAGGGAATGAAGAAAATCTGGGGATAAGAGTGATCGAAAGATGGTACTGTAATCAGGGTGATCAGGTGTAACATATCTAGTTCAACTTATATAGACAATCATATAAAGGGGATGAGCTTCATGAAAGCAGCAGTATGGTACGGCCATAAAGACGTTCGTGTAGAAGAGCGGGAGATTCCGGTTGCTCAAGCAGGTCAGGTCAAAATCAAAGTGGAATATGCGGGGATCTGCGGCAGTGACTTGCATGCCTATCATCATGGTGTAGGGATTCAAGAAGGCGAGAATCATCCGCTCTCAGGACAGAAAGCACCGTTGACATTGGGTCATGAATTTGCAGGAACCGTCAGTGAATTGGGGAGTAATGTAAGCGGTATCAGTGTAGGTGACCGTGTTGTGGTAGAGCCGTTGTACCATTGTGGAAAATGTGAGTACTGTATCCAGGGTCGTTACAACCAATGTACTCAATTTGGATTCGTTGGACTGAATGGTGATGGTGGCTTTGCAGAGTATGTTGTTGTTGAAGCATACATGGTTCATCCCATACCGGATAACGTATCTTTCGAAGAAGGTGCGCTCGTAGAGCCTACAGCAGTAGCCTTCCACGCGGTTCGTCACAGCAAGCTGAAAGTGGGGAACAAGGTAGCTGTATACGGAGCTGGTCCAATTGGATTATTGACCATCCTGTCTGCCAAAGCAGCAGGAGCCTCCGAAATCTATGCTGTCGATGTATTTGAGGAACGTCTGGACCTGGCAGCCAAGCTGGGAGCCATTCCAGTGAACAGTGCCAAAGTCAATGCAACCGAAGTGATTTTGCAGCAAACGGGTGGCATCGATGTGGCCTATGAAGCAGCAGGTGTGCAGCCAACGATGGACAGCGCTATTGCGGTTGTCAAAAAAGGTGGGGAAGTCGTTGTCATCGCAGCAATTCCGAATCCGCTTCAAGTGAACTTCTTCGATCTTTTGGTCAAAGAAGCGAATCTGACAGCAACGCTGGCATATCGTCACATTTTCCCTGAAGTCATCTCATTGATTGCGGAAGGATCGCTCGATGTGAAGCAGGTCATCACCAAGAAAATCAAACTGGACGATATCGTGCAGGAAGGACTTGAGCTGTTGATGAGCGACAAGAGCCATGCGAAGATTTTGGTGGAGATTGGCGGGTAAAAAAATCAATAGCAATGTATCATTTCAAATGCTGATTGATCATTTATAAACGTAAAAAAGACCGTTCGTCATCATGAACGGTCTTTTACGTTTCATTCTCCGCTCGCAACTCGCGGATTGCTGTTACCCTCCACTAGGAATCATAACGGTAGCAGATCGCCTTGCCCCCGCTACTCACGGAGCTAAATTCCTCATCCTCTGTAAATCCAAAACGCTCATACAAACGGATGGCGTTGACCATCTGACCACCCGTATACAAATACACCGTATTTTTGCCCATCTCTTTGGCAGAATCTACGCATTGCTGGAGCAATTCTCTGGCGATTCCGTGGCCTCTCCATTTTGGATCGACACCCAACAAACGAATAAACGGATAATCGATCGGCAATTCAAAGTTTGGATATGCCTTGTGCGCTGTTTCGAATAATTGAACTGTACCGACAATCTGATCATCAATCTTGGCGATCCATAATTGTGTCAGGTACGGATTAACCACAGACTCTCTAATGTCTTTTAGGTAGGCCTCCCAACGTTCATTTTGCTCAAATGTCTCCTGATACTCGGCGTAACTTGCAACAAGAATATCTACAATCTCTGGATGGTCTGTTTCTGTGGCAGGATGAATCGTAACGGCAGCCGTTGTCATCTTTTATTTCCTCTTCTCTTATGGGTTAAGTATGAAATAGAGTTTTCTTGCATTTTACCATAACGAATTCAATTCGATTTATTCAAATTTTCTATAGTTAACTCAGTCATTTCTATAGATCAAAGCACATTAGCGATTGAGCTGTGTGGAATACAGATGATTGCGATATTCGGTTGGCGTATTGCCTTCGTATTGCTTGAACATGCGCAGGAACAGCTTGTAGTCGGTGAAGCCGCACTGTCCGGCAATTTCTTTTACACTGGCATTGGTGTTGAGCAGCAATTGTTTCGCCCGGCGAATACGTTCTGTGAGGATATAGGTTTTGAGTCCGGTACCTTTCTCACGTTTCACCATTTTGGAGATATAGTCTTTGTTAAAATTAAAATTCTCTGCAATCTGACTCACCGTGATGTTTGTATGCAGATGAATATCGACCCACTTGCAGATATGGTCCACAATCGCATTGTGCGGGCGATAATCCGCCTCTATATTCCGCTCCAGTTCTCTGAACAACAGTAACAAAGCAGCGTCGGCTTCTTCTGGTGAGAAGGATGACACATGCAGCAATTGCTTGAATAACTGATTGGCCATGGAAGGCACCTGAATGGTGGCATGTGTCCTAAAGCGACTGAATTCTGCCTGCACGGCATCATAGTGAACCCAGTAGAAGCTGACGGGGGAGTCGCTGATCTGGTAGCCATAGTGGGTCTGACCAGCGCGCAGAAACAACAGATCGTTGGCACGAACTACATATTGTTCCTCTTCTTCCGCGATGTACATCTCACCTTCCAGCATCAAAATGATCTCATGAACAGGCATGCTGCGTCTCATGTGGCTCCAGTTGCCTTCGGATATGAACTTGCCGCACAGGTAATGTTCCAGTGGCTTTTGCATAGGACGGATTTATCCACCTTTTCTTGGATTATGAGTCTGATGTAATTGTATTTTATTTGATACTATGGGGATATTCAAGCTCTAAAGTGGATTGATAAGTATTAGTCTTGTAGCTAATAAAACGGATTTTACCCCTCAAGAATGAATCGATATCTATATAAGTTGAACTAATCATTTACATGATGACGGAGAGGACAGAAAAAACCTGAAAAAGCGAAGCGTTCGCCTTTATCCCTGGATTTTCCCTTGAGAAAGGAGATCAAAAAAATCTGGGGATAACAGTGATTGGAAGGTTGTTCTGTCATCGTAG from Paenibacillus sp. FSL R5-0341 harbors:
- a CDS encoding LysR family transcriptional regulator — protein: MNLEQLEYVVEIAKTQSFSAASEHLHVTQSAISQSVHRLEKELGLILFERSRQGTHPTPEGKQFIAKALDILQRIDELKSLNAEASSLTGELHVATFPSVMPYLVQSAADMKHEHPHLNISIEEKGSMEIIEDIRNNKTHLGFIAIYAKQLREFDGLHFSPMYSGKLVVGTHHLSELAKHSRVTPNQLKEHKLALYRDGFIEDFIQEFTYDHGPLSILFKTNNSEAINMVLRNDIAATIGHDFSFHQNQLWKEGLVKMVEIAGIDQPKMQIGFVQTESKECAVAAERFARRFRQAIELDHLMV
- a CDS encoding 2,3-butanediol dehydrogenase, giving the protein MKAAVWYGHKDVRVEEREIPVAQAGQVKIKVEYAGICGSDLHAYHHGVGIQEGENHPLSGQKAPLTLGHEFAGTVSELGSNVSGISVGDRVVVEPLYHCGKCEYCIQGRYNQCTQFGFVGLNGDGGFAEYVVVEAYMVHPIPDNVSFEEGALVEPTAVAFHAVRHSKLKVGNKVAVYGAGPIGLLTILSAKAAGASEIYAVDVFEERLDLAAKLGAIPVNSAKVNATEVILQQTGGIDVAYEAAGVQPTMDSAIAVVKKGGEVVVIAAIPNPLQVNFFDLLVKEANLTATLAYRHIFPEVISLIAEGSLDVKQVITKKIKLDDIVQEGLELLMSDKSHAKILVEIGG
- a CDS encoding GNAT family N-acetyltransferase, which gives rise to MTTAAVTIHPATETDHPEIVDILVASYAEYQETFEQNERWEAYLKDIRESVVNPYLTQLWIAKIDDQIVGTVQLFETAHKAYPNFELPIDYPFIRLLGVDPKWRGHGIARELLQQCVDSAKEMGKNTVYLYTGGQMVNAIRLYERFGFTEDEEFSSVSSGGKAICYRYDS
- a CDS encoding AraC family transcriptional regulator, translating into MQKPLEHYLCGKFISEGNWSHMRRSMPVHEIILMLEGEMYIAEEEEQYVVRANDLLFLRAGQTHYGYQISDSPVSFYWVHYDAVQAEFSRFRTHATIQVPSMANQLFKQLLHVSSFSPEEADAALLLLFRELERNIEADYRPHNAIVDHICKWVDIHLHTNITVSQIAENFNFNKDYISKMVKREKGTGLKTYILTERIRRAKQLLLNTNASVKEIAGQCGFTDYKLFLRMFKQYEGNTPTEYRNHLYSTQLNR